One part of the Lytechinus pictus isolate F3 Inbred chromosome 3, Lp3.0, whole genome shotgun sequence genome encodes these proteins:
- the LOC129257552 gene encoding chromatin target of PRMT1 protein-like isoform X2, with product MSTVQPPSKIVLKSTTKLTLNDRFTKMIKAAPTSPTGRKAAARQDAQVSQANRRLAQQMQNRPSVRAALGIPTSPQAQQQMPKQSVQARLGTTTPGQSIQQRLGNLRGRGAGMRGRGAFRGGRGVGRGMMQRNTQVGVVNRGMGVARGRGRGRGMMASRGMVGQGQRRPMGRGMMAKQGQRGMRGRYMVRGRGGAMAAPGGRGRGMNRGAGRGMQRGGMQRGGMQRGGMQRGAMRQRGRGLMAGRGRQARGRGMRARGRGAQRGRGASNPQMSKEQLDNQLDAYMSKTKYSLDAELDAYMADSSV from the exons GTTTACAAAGATGATCAAAGCAGCACCGACGTCTCCGACGGGAAGGAAAGCCGCAGCAAGGCAGGATGCTCAAGTTTCCCAGGCTAACCGTCGACTTGCCCAACAGATGCAGAACAGACCTTCCGTCAGGGCAGCATTGGGCATACCAACATCTCCGCAAGCACAG CAGCAGATGCCAAAGCAGAGTGTGCAAGCCAGACTGGGCACCACAACACCGGGACAGAGCATACAGCAACGCCTGGGCAACTTACGGGGGAGGGGTGCGGGCATGAGAGGGAGAGGGGCTTTTAGGGGTGGCAGAGGGGTAGGGAGGGGGATGATGCAAAGAAATACACAAGTGGGTGTGGTAAATAGAGGCATGGGTGTGGCCAGGGGTAGGGGTAGAGGAAGGGGTATGATGGCAAGCAGGGGTATGGTCGGTCAAGGGCAGAGAAGACCCATGGGACGGGGAATGATGGCCAAGCAAGGACAGAGGGGAATGAGAGGGAGATACATGGTCCGTGGACGAGGAGGCGCAATGGCAGCACCCGGTGGACGAGGGAGAGGGATGAACCGTGGAGCTGGCAGAGGGATGCAGAGAGGTGGAATGCAGAGAGGAGGAATGCAGAGAGGTGGAATGCAGAGAG GAGCCATGAGACAGCGAGGCCGAGGACTTATGGCAGGAAGAGGTCGACAGGCACGAGGGCGTGGCATGAGGGCGCGTGGTAGGGGAGCCCAGAGGGGGCGTGGTGCATCCAACCCACAGATGAGCAAAGAACAGCTTGACAATCAACTTGATGCGTACATGTCAAAGACCAAGTACAGTCTTGATGCCGAGCTAGATGCATACATGGCTGATTCCAGTGTTTGA
- the LOC129257552 gene encoding chromatin target of PRMT1 protein-like isoform X1 yields MSTVQPPSKIVLKSTTKLTLNDRFTKMIKAAPTSPTGRKAAARQDAQVSQANRRLAQQMQNRPSVRAALGIPTSPQAQQQQMPKQSVQARLGTTTPGQSIQQRLGNLRGRGAGMRGRGAFRGGRGVGRGMMQRNTQVGVVNRGMGVARGRGRGRGMMASRGMVGQGQRRPMGRGMMAKQGQRGMRGRYMVRGRGGAMAAPGGRGRGMNRGAGRGMQRGGMQRGGMQRGGMQRGAMRQRGRGLMAGRGRQARGRGMRARGRGAQRGRGASNPQMSKEQLDNQLDAYMSKTKYSLDAELDAYMADSSV; encoded by the exons GTTTACAAAGATGATCAAAGCAGCACCGACGTCTCCGACGGGAAGGAAAGCCGCAGCAAGGCAGGATGCTCAAGTTTCCCAGGCTAACCGTCGACTTGCCCAACAGATGCAGAACAGACCTTCCGTCAGGGCAGCATTGGGCATACCAACATCTCCGCAAGCACAG CAGCAGCAGATGCCAAAGCAGAGTGTGCAAGCCAGACTGGGCACCACAACACCGGGACAGAGCATACAGCAACGCCTGGGCAACTTACGGGGGAGGGGTGCGGGCATGAGAGGGAGAGGGGCTTTTAGGGGTGGCAGAGGGGTAGGGAGGGGGATGATGCAAAGAAATACACAAGTGGGTGTGGTAAATAGAGGCATGGGTGTGGCCAGGGGTAGGGGTAGAGGAAGGGGTATGATGGCAAGCAGGGGTATGGTCGGTCAAGGGCAGAGAAGACCCATGGGACGGGGAATGATGGCCAAGCAAGGACAGAGGGGAATGAGAGGGAGATACATGGTCCGTGGACGAGGAGGCGCAATGGCAGCACCCGGTGGACGAGGGAGAGGGATGAACCGTGGAGCTGGCAGAGGGATGCAGAGAGGTGGAATGCAGAGAGGAGGAATGCAGAGAGGTGGAATGCAGAGAG GAGCCATGAGACAGCGAGGCCGAGGACTTATGGCAGGAAGAGGTCGACAGGCACGAGGGCGTGGCATGAGGGCGCGTGGTAGGGGAGCCCAGAGGGGGCGTGGTGCATCCAACCCACAGATGAGCAAAGAACAGCTTGACAATCAACTTGATGCGTACATGTCAAAGACCAAGTACAGTCTTGATGCCGAGCTAGATGCATACATGGCTGATTCCAGTGTTTGA